In a single window of the candidate division KSB1 bacterium genome:
- a CDS encoding sodium/proline symporter, which translates to MLIKLSIVLLYLAVLIGIGFLASRRMKNLRDYFAAGKKLGFLTVAFSARATGESAWLLLGLTGMGAAVGLKAFWVVLGEVLGVAFAWIFMARRFKRLTDEYDSITIPDYLESRFRDKSHHLRLVSAATLVIFVTIYVSAQIFATGKAFNSFLDWNFYLGAIIGFGVVLVYSVAGGFLAVAWSDVFQGSLMILGLVFLPVFGLVSIGGWSSLTTSLNSIDPALMTITGAGGWSIINIASIFSLALIGLGFMGSPQIFVRFIALKEEKEIPKGTVVAILWTLFADSGAVLTGIVGRSLLTGPNDTLESVLGENAEAVLPMLVDSLLPMFLVGLYIAIVLSAIMSTVDSLLLVASSAAVRDYYQKVRHPNLKDDELVGLSRKVTIAIALIALCIALFVAWLTKGGTIFWFVIFGWGGIAATFCPTIILSLFWRGMTANGAIAAMITGFVCIPIFNFWAPHWPGVGEFFSQLSELPPAFLLSGIMGVLVSIFMPQNHTERHRKTIEN; encoded by the coding sequence ATGTTGATAAAGCTCAGTATTGTTCTTTTGTACCTAGCAGTCTTAATTGGGATAGGCTTTCTTGCATCCCGCCGGATGAAAAATCTCCGAGATTATTTTGCTGCCGGCAAAAAACTTGGGTTCCTGACAGTTGCTTTTTCTGCAAGGGCAACCGGGGAATCTGCATGGCTTTTGCTTGGATTAACAGGCATGGGAGCTGCGGTTGGATTAAAAGCTTTTTGGGTCGTTTTGGGAGAAGTACTGGGAGTTGCATTTGCCTGGATTTTTATGGCTCGCCGGTTCAAACGATTAACCGATGAATACGATTCCATCACCATTCCGGATTACCTGGAATCGAGATTTCGAGACAAAAGTCACCATCTTCGGTTGGTTTCAGCTGCGACATTGGTGATTTTTGTAACTATTTATGTAAGCGCCCAAATATTCGCCACCGGGAAAGCATTCAACAGTTTTTTAGACTGGAATTTTTATTTAGGCGCTATCATTGGATTTGGCGTTGTGTTGGTTTATAGCGTAGCTGGCGGTTTTCTGGCTGTAGCATGGTCCGATGTTTTCCAAGGCTCGTTAATGATTCTTGGCCTTGTCTTTCTTCCGGTTTTTGGTTTAGTTTCAATAGGAGGCTGGTCATCTTTAACAACTTCCCTGAATTCCATTGATCCGGCATTAATGACCATCACAGGAGCTGGCGGTTGGAGTATCATCAATATTGCTTCTATTTTTTCATTGGCTTTAATAGGCTTAGGATTCATGGGTTCTCCGCAAATCTTCGTCAGGTTTATCGCCCTAAAGGAAGAAAAAGAAATTCCTAAAGGGACAGTGGTCGCAATTCTTTGGACTTTATTCGCAGATTCCGGGGCGGTATTAACAGGCATTGTGGGTAGGTCGCTACTAACAGGTCCTAATGATACTCTCGAATCTGTGTTGGGAGAAAATGCTGAAGCCGTATTACCTATGCTTGTAGATTCACTGCTGCCCATGTTTTTGGTGGGATTATATATCGCAATTGTATTGTCTGCAATAATGTCGACAGTCGACTCTTTACTTCTCGTAGCTAGCAGTGCTGCAGTTCGCGATTATTACCAGAAAGTTCGCCATCCAAATCTTAAAGACGATGAATTGGTTGGATTAAGCCGTAAAGTCACTATTGCTATTGCCCTTATCGCCCTATGTATTGCTTTATTTGTTGCCTGGCTCACTAAAGGAGGAACGATTTTCTGGTTTGTCATTTTTGGCTGGGGTGGTATCGCAGCCACATTTTGCCCAACCATTATTCTGTCTCTTTTTTGGCGGGGAATGACTGCCAACGGTGCAATTGCAGCGATGATTACAGGATTTGTTTGTATACCTATTTTCAATTTTTGGGCGCCGCATTGGCCAGGTGTTGGAGAATTCTTCTCACAACTAAGCGAATTGCCACCCGCATTTTTGCTGTCTGGGATTATGGGAGTATTGGTAAGTATATTTATGCCACAGAATCACACGGAAAGACACAGAAAAACCATTGAAAATT